A region of Vitis riparia cultivar Riparia Gloire de Montpellier isolate 1030 chromosome 1, EGFV_Vit.rip_1.0, whole genome shotgun sequence DNA encodes the following proteins:
- the LOC117914506 gene encoding phosphoenolpyruvate carboxylase 4, which yields MTDTTDDIAEEISFQSFDDDCRLLGSLLNEVLQREVGSNFMEKFERNRILAQSACNMRASGIEDTAELLEKQLISEISEMNLEEALTLARAFSHYLNLMGIAETHHRLRKARNVAHMSKSCDDIFNQLLQGGVSPEELYNTVCKQEVEIVLTAHPTQINRRTLQYKHIRIAHLLDYNDRPNLGHEDREMLIEDLVREITSIWQTDELRRQKPTVVDEARAGLNIVEQSLWRAVPHYLRRVSNALKKHTGKSLPLTCTPIKFGSWMGGDRDGNPNVTAEVTRDVSLLSRWMAIDLYIREVDSLRFELSMNRCSDSLSRLAHEILEKETSSVDRNESRNQPLNRSQLKPYSQLGPTLPRQLPAGADLPSCTECKDGESKYPKLEFPGTDYMPLNRQDGKAASSSDTSFQDSNKDFGKTYGNGTVANSSNSQSAATPRTVSFSSGQLLSQRKLFSESQLGRSSFQKLLEPSLPQRPGIAPYRIVLGNVKDKLMKTQRRLELLLEDLPCEHDPGDYYETADELLEPLLLCHESMQSCGSGVLADGRLADLIRRVATFRMVLMKLDLRQESARHAETLDAITSFLDMGIYSEWDEERKLDFLTRELKGKRPLVPPTIEVVADVKEVLDTFRVAAEIGSDSFGAYVISMASNASDVLAVELLQKDARLAVSGELGRPCSGGTLRVVPLFETVKDLRGAGAVIRKLLSIDWYREHIIKNHNGHQEVMVGYSDSGKDAGRFTAAWELYKAQEDVVAACNEYGIKVTLFHGRGGSIGRGGGPTYLAIQSQPPGSVMGTLRSTEQGEMVQAKFGLPHTAVRQLEIYTTAVLLATMRPPLPPREEKWRNLMEEISKISGQCYRSTVYENPEFLAYFHEATPQAELGFLNIGSRPTRRKNSTGIGHLRAIPWVFAWTQTRFVLPAWLGVGSGLKGVCEKGHKEDLIAMYKEWPFFQSTIDLIEMVLGKADITIAKHYDEVLVSPSRQELGADLRRELLTTGKYVLVVTGHDKLSQNNRSLRRLIESRLPFLNPMNMLQVEILRRLRRDDDNNKLRDALLITINGIAAGMRNTG from the exons ATGACGGACACCACAGATGATATTGCAGAGGAAATCTCTTTTCAGAGCTTTGATGACGATTGTAGGTTGCTGGGTAGTCTTCTCAACGAGGTGTTGCAGAGGGAAGTGGGAAGCAATTTCATGgaaaaatttgaaaggaatcGGATCCTTGCTCAG AGTGCATGCAATATGAGGGCGTCAGGGATCGAGGACACTGCTGAGCTGCTTGAGAAGCAGCTCATATCGGAGATATCCGAAATGAATTTGGAGGAAGCGTTAACTCTCGCTCGAGCATTCAGCCATTATCTTAATCTGATGGGTATCGCCGAAACTCACCATAG ATTACGTAAGGCACGAAATGTGGCACATATGTCAAAATCTTGTGATGACATTTTTAATCAGCTGTTGCAGGGTGGAGTTTCTCCTGAGGAGCTTTATAATACTGTTTGCAAGCAG GAGGTTGAGATTGTTCTTACTGCACATCCCACACAGATTAACAGACGTACTTTACAATACAAACACATCAGAATTGCC CATCTTTTAGACTATAATGACCGACCTAATCTTGGTCATGAGGACCGGGAAATGCTGATTGAAGATCTG GTGAGAGAGATAACTTCCATATGGCAGACAGATGAGCTTAGGCGCCAGAAACCTACTGTTGTTGATGAAGCTAGGGCTG GATTGAACATTGTGGAGCAGTCTCTTTGGAGAGCTGTACCTCATTATTTACGCCGTGTTAGCAATGCTCTAAAGAAG CACACTGGGAAGTCACTTCCATTGACTTGCACACCAATAAAATTTGGATCTTGGATGGGAGGTGATAGAGATGGAAATCCAAATGTAACTGCAGAG GTCACCCGAGACGTATCTCTTTTATCTAGGTGGATGGCTATTGATCTCTACATCCGGGAAGTTGATAGCCTCAGATTTGAACTTTCCATGAACCGTTGCAGTGATAGCTTGTCCAGATTGGCacatgaaattttagaaaaag AAACTTCATCAGTTGATCGGAATGAGAGTCGGAACCAACCACTGAACAGGAGCCAACTGAAACCTTACAGTCAGCTAGGTCCTACCCTTCCAAGACAACTTCCTGCAGGAGCTGACCTACCCTCTTGCACAG AATGCAAGGATGGGGAATCTAAGTATCCCAAATTAGAATTTCCTGGAACTGATTACATGCCATTGAATCGTCAG gATGGTAAGGCTGCTTCAAGTTCAGATACTTCATTCCAGGATTCCAATAAGGACTTTGGCAAAACATATGGAAATGGAACTGTAGCTAATTCTAGCAATTCTCAGTCAGCTGCGACACCCCGAACTGTTTCTTTCAGCTCTGGTCAACTCCTTTCTCAGAGGAAACTATTTTCAGAATCTCAGTTGGGAAGGTCCAGCTTCCAGAAGCTTCTGGAGCCAAGCCTACCTCAACGTCCTGGAATTGCTCCTTATAGGATTGTTCTTGGAAATGTAAAAGACAAG CTTATGAAAACACAAAGACGGTTGGAGCTTCTTCTTGAGGATCTTCCTTGCGAACATGATCCTGGGGATTACTATGAAACAGCAGACGAACTCTTGGAACCACTACTGCTGTGCCATGAATCTATG CAATCATGTGGATCTGGTGTCCTAGCTGATGGTCGGCTTGCTGATCTCATCCGAAGAGTTGCTACCTTTAGAATGGTATTAATGAAGCTTGACTTGCGCCAG GAATCTGCTAGGCATGCTGAAACACTAGATGCAATTACAAGTTTCCTGGATATGGGTATATATAGTGAGTGGGATGAAGAAAGAAAACTGGATTTTCTGACAAGAGAGCTGAAAGGGAAGAGGCCTCTGGTTCCTCCAACTATAGAA GTTGTTGCTGATGTTAAAGAAGTGTTGGATACCTTCCGAGTTGCTGCTGAGATAGGGAGTGATTCATTTGGAGCATATGTGATTTCTATGGCCTCCAAT GCAAGCGATGTCCTTGCTGTGGAGCTTCTGCAAAAAGATGCCCGACTTGCTGTTAGTGGGGAGCTGGGCAGACCATGTTCTGGTGGAAC GCTACGGGTGGTTCCTCTATTTGAAACTGTGAAGGACTTGAGGGGAGCTGGGGCAGTGATCAGGAAATTGTTATCAATAGATTGGTACCGGGAGCATATTATAAAGAACCATAATGGGCACCAGGAG GTGATGGTTGGATACTCTGACTCTGGTAAAGATGCTGGGCGCTTCACTGCTGCTTGGGAACTTTACAAAGCACAAGAGGATGTTGTAGCTGCATGCAATGAGTATGGGATTAAAGTTACTCTCTTCCATGGGCGTGGAGGGAGTATAGGTCGTGGTGGTGGCCCCACATATCTTGCCATTCAATCCCAACCACCTGGTTCTGTAATG GGTACTCTCCGGTCAACTGAGCAAGGAGAGATGGTTCAAGCTAAGTTTGGGTTACCACACACGGCTGTGCGGCAACTAGAAATATACACGACTGCTGTGCTGCTTGCAACCATGCGGCCTCCACTTCCACCTAGGGAGGAAAAATGGCGGAATCTAATGGAGGAGATCTCGAAAATCAGTGGCCAATGTTATAGGAGTACAGTTTATGAAAACCCAGAATTCCTAGCCTACTTCCATGAAGCTACACCACAGGCTGAGCTTGGTTTCCTTAACATAGGAAGCCGACccacaagaagaaaaaactcaACAGGAATTGGACATCTTCGTGCAATTCCATGGGTATTTGCATGGACTCAAACCAGATTTGTCCTTCCTGCCTGGCTTGGAGTTGGGTCAGGTTTAAAGGGTGTTTGTGAGAAGGGGCATAAAGAAGACCTAATCGCAATGTATAAAGAATGGCCTTTCTTCCAATCTACCATTGACCTTATAGAGATGGTCTTAGGGAAAGCGGATATTACCATAGCCAAGCATTATGATGAAGTTCTTGTGTCACCAAGTAGGCAAGAGCTTGGTGCTGACCTAAGGAGGGAGCTCTTGACAACAGGGAAGTATGTCTTGGTGGTTACTGGGCATGATAAACTCTCTCAGAATAATCGAAGCTTGAGGAGACTGATTGAGAGCCGGCTTCCTTTTCTCAATCCAATGAACATGTTGCAGGTTGAGATACTGAGGAGGTTGAGACGTGACGATGATAACAATAAACTCAGAGATGCCTTGCTTATCACAATAAATGGGATTGCTGCTGGGATGAGGAACACAGGTTGA